From Spea bombifrons isolate aSpeBom1 chromosome 6, aSpeBom1.2.pri, whole genome shotgun sequence, a single genomic window includes:
- the PLPP6 gene encoding polyisoprenoid diphosphate/phosphate phosphohydrolase PLPP6 has protein sequence MPSPRVKRTATSFSTNNNGRIEFMSLLTNRTSASETPTVRHRASDSPVHRKDSFSSSTSSQQQQLPEEDCMKLNPSFFGIALRSLLAVDLWLSKKLGVCAREGSSWGSARPMMKLIEISGHGIPWIAGTIYYLYTSDSYAVREVILNLLFALLLDIILVGVVKGIVKRRRPTQNRMDMFATFSVDKYSFPSGHATRAAMVSRFVLNHLVLAVPVRLLVILWAVVVCLSRVMLGRHNVTDVLFGYFMGHMQYSIVEYFWLSPNALPSLFKM, from the exons ATGCCGAGTCCAAGGGTTAAAAGAACAGCCACCTCCTTCTCCACTAACAATAATGGAAGAATTGAATTCATGTCTCTGCTTACCAACAGAACAAGTGCTTCAGAAACACCTACAGTCCGGCATCGGGCGTCCGATAGCCCCGTGCACCGCAAGGACTCTTTCAGCTCTTCCACTTCATCTCAGCAGCAACAGCTTCCGGAAGAAGACTGCATGAAATTAAATCCGTCCTTTTTTGGGATCGCCCTTAGGTCACTATTAGCTGTTGATCTATGGTTGTCCAAGAAATTGGGAGTATGTGCGAGAGAGGGCTCGTCTTGGGGCAGTGCCCGTCCTATGATGAAGTTGATTGAGATTTCTGGACATGGTATACCTTGGATTGCTGGCACCATCTATTACCTGTATACGAGTGATAGCTATGCTGTACGTGAGGTTATTCTGAACCTACTGTTTG CATTGCTTCTGGATATCATCCTTGTAGGAGTTGTGAAAGGCATCGTGAAGCGTCGCCGTCCAACACAGAATCGTATGGACATGTTTGCTACCTTCTCTGTGGACAAGTATTCCTTCCCTTCGGGCCATGCAACAAGAGCAGCCATGGTGTCTCGCTTTGTGCTTAATCATCTAGTGCTGGCTGTTCCTGTCAGGTTACTGGTAATTCTCTGGGCAGTTGTTGTCTGCTTGTCTAGAGTCATGCTTGGTAGGCACAATGTAACTGATGTCCTGTTTGGCTACTTTATGGGGCACATGCAGTACAGTATAGTTGAGTATTTCTGGCTGTCACCAAATGCTTTACCATCTTTGTTCAAAATGTGA